A stretch of the Conger conger chromosome 3, fConCon1.1, whole genome shotgun sequence genome encodes the following:
- the LOC133125079 gene encoding uncharacterized protein LOC133125079, with the protein MGMVQWWTLLWISWYCHTLSAEVLVQYKYFVPGQRKDISLQAPAEPKGTEFIWEWTPHDGSNKRLIITIQSNGDFVRNSLFFSISKESKYGIRLESQSEIAGVFTFIQTKPENVNLAQIIVSAVKVTQSPRSIINEGSDVALSCEVSHLPDSATLAWERDREPTANTTLLYNNTAHIIIHSAEQYSAGSYNCTLRRNGSLIFSVPHTFRVNEGTFRTHPTLYRGSLNGSELVLICHSHSSWDKAEWYWTPLSQSSILLISADKHKDVSVSMETDKERFSFDVYDGYKFPLRISPVKFGDSGGYTCYYDGQTYSTVTLVTIWVSAEPPGGLSRNQSVVLNCEISQGIDNVTLAWLRMKGGRGELVKQEVLTKRTPKMMLSLTLPSLTEDQLHWACVVFTGSVLRAQVPLHLTLPTTHIKQGWSTETVVRVVIVALATLGMLLVLRWYWSWTRLHASEPESAQPEE; encoded by the exons ATGGGGATGGTACAGTGGTGGACCCTACTCTGGATATCATGGTActgtcacacactttcagctgagg tgttaGTGCAGTACAAATACTTCGTTCCTGGGCAGAGAAAAGACATCTCTCTACAAGCCCCCGCTGAGCCCAAAGGGACAGAATTCATCTGGGAGTGGACACCACATGATGGAAGCAATAAAAGACTCATAATAACTATACAGTCCAATGGAGACTTTGTGAggaattcattgtttttttctatttcaaagGAAAGCAAGTATGGCATTCGTCTGGAATCACAGTCAGAGATTGCAGgggtttttacttttattcaaaCTAAACCAGAGAACGTCAACTTGGCCCAGATTATAGTGTCTGCTGTAAAAG TGACTCAATCGCCCAGGTCCATAATAAATGAAGGTTCTGATGTGGCCTTGAGCTGTGAGGTATCCCACCTTCCAGATTCAGCtacactggcctgggaacgggacagagaacccactgctaacacaacgctgctctacaacaacactgcccacatcatcatccacagtgcTGAGCAGTACAGTGCGGGATCATATAACTGTACACTCCGACGGAACGGATCGCTTATTTTCAGCGTTCCCCATACATTTAGAGTCAATGAGG GTACATTCAGGACACACCCCACTCTGTACAGAGGGAGTTTGAATGGCAGTGAGTTGGTGCTAATCTGCCATTCTCACAGCTCATGGGATAAAGCTGAGTGGTATTGGACCCCACTGTCTCAGTCCTCAATCCTTCTGATCTCAGCTGATAAACACAAGGATGTGtcagtttccatggagacagaTAAAGAAAGATTCTCATTTGATGTCTATGATGGGTATAAGTTTCCTCTGAGAATCTCACCAGTGAAGTTTGGCGACAGTGGAGGGTACACCTGTTATTATGATGGACagacgtacagtacagtaactctGGTAACTATTTGGG tctctgcagagccccctggtggtcttTCCAGGAATCAGTCAGTTGTGCTGAACTGTGAGATATCGCAGGGGATCGACAATGTGACCCTGGCCTGGCTCCGgatgaaggggggcaggggggagctcGTAAAACAGGAGGTCCTGACAAAGAGAACCCCAAAAATGATGCTCAgcctcaccctgcccagcctcactgaagaccagctacactgggcctgtgtggtgttcacagggagcgtgctcagagcacaggttcccctgcacctcacgctgcCAACAACGCACATCAAGCAAG GGTGGAGCACTGAGACAGTGGTCAGGGTGGTGATTGTAGCGCTGGCCACCCTGGGGATGCTATTGGTTCTGaggtggtactggtcctggacgAGACTCCATGCAA GTGAACCTGAGTCAGCCCAGCCTGAGGAGTGA